The Penaeus vannamei isolate JL-2024 chromosome 13, ASM4276789v1, whole genome shotgun sequence genome window below encodes:
- the LOC138863778 gene encoding uncharacterized protein: MPTSPEELIPQDDIIDLLEANEQVPQDIDLLEMAEQFLQDIIDSLEVAKQILQDFTTRIPQELPSSSDATDSAPEASEARQAVTPASEESEKTARKSSLSMDKLMDVLAKRSSHLSNLMGDSFDTQFPCEIAATLFTLQEQYGVNLIRSDVGPLRRKFLDPKTNADVELMEISLDVMQILQNREPYKKPQKKVAAVKAGEESQFFQDHTYGFVVLQGDHHTIASGTMADYEILFDRSVHIANKHSRGGQSQNRFARLAEQSRVHHLNIIYDRMSEAFRSDEGGFLVDKVIIAGPGPMKHQLLDHVPDMWKDIIDRNPMTTDRVGHHGMHELTGVMLERSTTVSRAEQQRQRQRLRKLDRKDVKGQERGGGRKDRQE; encoded by the exons atgcccacttcccccgaa GAGCTAATTCCTCAAGACGACATCATTGATTTGCTTGAAGCGAACGAGCAAGTTCCTCAAGATATTGATTTGCTTGAAATGGCCGAGCAATTTCTTCAAGACATCATTGATTCGCTTGAAGTGGCCAAGCAAATTCTTCAAGACTTCACAACACGTATCCCACAGGAACTCCCCTCATCCTCTGACGCGACGGACTCAGCCCCCGAGGCGTCGGAGGCCCGCCAGGCAGTCACTCCTGCCTCCGAAGAGTCCGAAAAGACGGCACGGAAGTCGTCCCTGTCCATGGACAAGTTGATGGACGTTCTAGCGAAGAGGTCGTCGCATCTGAGCAACCTTATGGGCGACTCCTTCGACACCCAATTCCCTTGCGAAATCGCGGCCACCCTGTTCACCCTCCAGGAGCAGTACGGCGTGAACCTGATACGGTCCGACGTCGGCCCTCTGCGCCGGAAGTTCCTCGACCCGAAGACCAACGCCGACGTAGAGCTCATGGAGATCTCGCTGGACGTGATGCAGATCCTCCAGAACAGAGAGCCGTACAAGAAGCCCCAGAAGAAGGTCGCGGCCGTCAAAGCCGGCGAGGAGTCCCAGTTCTTCCAGGACCACACCTACGGGTTCGTGGTCCTCCAGGGGGACCATCACACCATCGCGAGCGGGACCATGGCGGACTACGAGATCCTCTTCGACAGGTCCGTCCACATCGCCAACAAGCACAGCCGTGGCGGTCAGTCGCAGAACCGGTTCGCCCGCCTCGCGGAGCAGAGCCGCGTCCACCACCTCAACATCATTTACGACCGAATGAGCGAAGCCTTCCGCAGCGACGAGGGCGGCTTCCTAGTGGACAAGGTCATCATCGCCGGCCCCGGACCCATGAAGCATCAGCTCCTCGACCACGTGCCCGACATGTGGAAGGACATCATCGACCGGAACCCCATGACGACCGACCGCGTGGGGCACCACGGCATGCACGAGCTGACGGGAGTCATGCTGGAGAGGAGCACGACGGTGTCCCGAGCGGAGCAGCAGCGCCAGAGACAGCGGCTGCGCAAGCTCGACAGGAAGGACGTGAAGGGGCAAGAGAGGGGCGGGGGCAGGAAGGACCGCCAGGAgtag